One Chitinivorax sp. B genomic window carries:
- the lpxD gene encoding UDP-3-O-(3-hydroxymyristoyl)glucosamine N-acyltransferase, giving the protein MHTSTFRLSELVARFGGELIGDDIVISYVAPLDGAGVGALSFLANPKYRNQLADTQAEAVIVPAAAKDATDRPRIVAKDPYLYFAQVSSLLNPPQRLAVGVHPSAMVAASAQLGVNVAIAANAVVGEGVVLGDNTEIFAGAVIGDGVIIGAGSRVYGNVTIYHGCVLGKRCTVHSGAVIGADGFGLAWTGQDWFKIPQIGRVVIGDDVEVGANTTIDRGAMADTIIEDGAKLDNQIQIAHNCVIGKHTAIAGCVGIAGSTRIGAYCTVGGAAMFVGHIEICDKVHIAGGTLVSKSITKPGAYAGNYPMAPRDEWLKNAAHIRHLDALATRVKALERQLSNKNEE; this is encoded by the coding sequence ATGCATACCTCCACGTTTCGTCTCAGCGAGCTGGTTGCCCGATTTGGCGGCGAGCTGATCGGTGACGATATTGTCATTTCATATGTTGCGCCTTTGGATGGCGCAGGCGTTGGCGCCCTGTCTTTTTTAGCTAATCCCAAGTATCGGAATCAACTTGCAGACACACAAGCTGAAGCAGTCATTGTGCCTGCAGCGGCGAAAGATGCTACTGATCGACCACGTATCGTCGCAAAGGATCCCTATTTGTACTTTGCACAGGTATCGTCCTTACTCAATCCGCCGCAACGCTTGGCTGTTGGTGTACATCCATCGGCGATGGTAGCTGCGTCTGCACAACTCGGCGTCAATGTGGCGATTGCGGCAAATGCTGTAGTAGGTGAGGGTGTGGTGCTGGGTGATAACACCGAGATTTTCGCGGGTGCAGTGATTGGCGATGGGGTGATCATTGGTGCTGGTAGCCGTGTTTACGGCAACGTGACTATCTATCATGGATGTGTGCTTGGCAAGCGTTGTACCGTGCACAGTGGCGCGGTCATTGGCGCCGATGGCTTTGGTCTGGCTTGGACAGGTCAGGATTGGTTCAAGATTCCACAAATTGGTCGGGTGGTCATCGGCGACGATGTGGAAGTCGGGGCAAACACCACTATCGACCGTGGCGCCATGGCCGATACCATCATCGAGGATGGGGCCAAACTGGACAACCAGATTCAGATTGCACACAACTGTGTCATCGGTAAGCACACAGCCATTGCCGGATGTGTGGGTATTGCCGGATCCACCCGTATCGGTGCGTATTGTACCGTGGGTGGTGCTGCCATGTTTGTTGGGCATATCGAGATCTGTGACAAGGTCCACATCGCGGGCGGTACGCTGGTTAGCAAATCGATTACCAAACCGGGCGCCTATGCCGGTAACTATCCGATGGCACCGCGTGATGAATGGCTGAAGAACGCGGCCCATATTCGCCATCTGGACGCACTGGCAACGCGTGTCAAAGCGCTGGAACGCCAGTTATCCAATAAGAACGAGGAATGA
- the fabZ gene encoding 3-hydroxyacyl-ACP dehydratase FabZ: MDINEIMKALPHRYPFLLVDRVLECEAGKRVVALKNVTINEPFFTGHFPELPVMPGVLIIEALAQAAGLLAYQTVGQEKQRNTIYYFAGIDNARFKVPVSAGDQLILEVDLVRQARNVWKFSAKAKVGEQLAAEADIMVAGREVC; the protein is encoded by the coding sequence ATGGACATCAATGAAATCATGAAGGCTTTGCCGCACCGCTACCCGTTTTTGTTAGTGGACCGTGTGCTGGAGTGTGAAGCTGGCAAGCGTGTGGTGGCGTTGAAAAACGTAACCATCAACGAACCTTTCTTTACCGGGCATTTCCCCGAGTTGCCCGTGATGCCCGGTGTACTGATCATTGAGGCATTGGCCCAGGCGGCTGGCCTACTGGCTTATCAAACAGTTGGGCAGGAAAAGCAGCGCAACACTATCTATTATTTCGCTGGTATCGACAACGCACGTTTCAAGGTGCCTGTATCGGCGGGAGATCAACTGATTCTTGAGGTTGACCTAGTCCGTCAGGCGCGTAATGTCTGGAAGTTTTCCGCTAAAGCCAAAGTGGGTGAGCAGCTTGCAGCTGAGGCGGATATCATGGTGGCAGGTAGGGAAGTCTGTTAA
- the lpxA gene encoding acyl-ACP--UDP-N-acetylglucosamine O-acyltransferase: MSMLIHPTAIIEPGAQLGAGVKVGAYSVIGANVSIGDGTEIGPHVVIEGHTSIGRDNHIFQFASLGAAPQDKKYAGEPTRLEIGDRNTIREFCTFNLGTVQDAGATRIGSDNWIMAYVHIAHDCQIGDKTILANNTTLAGHVHVGDWVFLGGFTSVHQFCKIGVHAMTAFTSAVTQDVPPYVTAAGNRAAPHGINSEGLKRRGFSSDAIMAIKRAYKVLYRQGLSLDEAKVQLATMAQAEPAVQLFLDFIAGSDRGIIR, translated from the coding sequence ATGAGCATGTTGATCCATCCAACCGCGATTATCGAGCCAGGCGCCCAATTGGGAGCCGGAGTCAAGGTCGGTGCCTATAGCGTGATTGGTGCCAATGTATCGATTGGTGATGGGACTGAGATTGGTCCGCATGTGGTTATTGAAGGCCACACCAGCATTGGTCGTGACAATCATATTTTCCAGTTTGCTTCGTTGGGTGCGGCTCCGCAGGATAAGAAATATGCAGGCGAGCCCACACGCCTGGAAATCGGTGACCGAAATACCATTCGTGAATTCTGTACTTTCAATCTGGGTACGGTGCAGGATGCCGGAGCAACCCGCATCGGTTCTGACAACTGGATCATGGCCTACGTGCACATTGCCCATGACTGTCAGATCGGCGACAAAACCATTCTTGCCAACAACACGACCTTGGCGGGGCATGTGCATGTGGGTGACTGGGTATTTCTGGGCGGGTTTACCAGTGTGCACCAGTTCTGCAAGATTGGTGTGCATGCCATGACAGCCTTTACCTCGGCTGTGACTCAGGATGTGCCACCCTATGTGACGGCTGCAGGCAACCGTGCTGCACCACATGGCATCAATTCTGAAGGATTGAAGCGCCGGGGATTTTCGTCTGATGCCATCATGGCGATCAAACGTGCGTATAAGGTGTTGTACCGTCAGGGCTTGTCGCTTGACGAGGCAAAAGTGCAGTTGGCCACCATGGCACAAGCAGAGCCTGCCGTTCAATTGTTCCTTGATTTTATTGCCGGGTCTGATCGCGGCATCATCCGCTAA
- the lpxB gene encoding lipid-A-disaccharide synthase, producing MPEILFSPSARIKIALVAGEASGDLLGSHLIRALKARFPQAEFVGIGGPKMQGVGLKSMFSMETLAVNGYVEVLKNLRAILRIRRDLTEMLLADRPHAFIGIDAPDFNLGLERKLKAAGVTTIHYVSPSIWAWRGERIKKIKHCVSHMLALFPMEPQLYQQEGIPVSYVGHPLADEMPLVPDQVAMREQLDIPLASKVVALLPGSRQSEVAALAATFIETAKVLAGQLPGVLFLVPLVSRETRAQFEMMLYRLQAQELPLRVMFGHAHDALIAADVVLVASGTATLETALLKRPMVITYKVSSLTYKLMWNRKYLPYIGLPNVLAGDFIVPEILQDDATPANLAQALLNMIDHQRVTDRLQQRFTDIHLQLRQNTAERAAEAIAHYLPPAG from the coding sequence ATGCCTGAAATACTTTTTTCTCCTTCGGCGCGAATCAAAATTGCCTTGGTGGCTGGTGAAGCTTCGGGCGATTTACTCGGTTCGCACTTGATCCGGGCCTTGAAGGCCCGCTTTCCACAAGCAGAGTTTGTCGGTATCGGTGGGCCCAAAATGCAGGGGGTTGGGCTTAAAAGCATGTTCTCGATGGAAACACTGGCTGTGAACGGCTATGTGGAAGTCCTGAAGAACCTGCGTGCCATTCTGCGCATTCGCCGAGACCTGACTGAGATGTTGCTCGCTGATCGGCCACACGCTTTCATAGGTATTGACGCACCAGACTTCAATCTGGGCCTGGAACGTAAGCTGAAAGCGGCGGGTGTGACGACCATTCACTATGTCAGCCCTTCAATCTGGGCATGGCGGGGCGAGCGCATCAAAAAGATCAAGCACTGCGTATCCCACATGTTGGCGTTGTTTCCGATGGAGCCACAGCTATACCAGCAGGAGGGGATTCCAGTCAGTTATGTTGGCCACCCGCTGGCGGATGAAATGCCGTTGGTGCCTGATCAGGTTGCCATGCGCGAACAGTTGGATATTCCGCTGGCCAGCAAGGTGGTCGCATTGCTACCTGGCAGTCGACAAAGTGAAGTGGCTGCGCTGGCTGCAACTTTCATTGAAACAGCCAAAGTATTGGCTGGGCAATTACCAGGCGTGCTGTTTCTGGTACCACTGGTCAGTCGAGAAACCCGTGCCCAGTTTGAGATGATGCTTTATCGTCTGCAAGCTCAGGAACTCCCGTTGCGTGTGATGTTCGGTCATGCCCACGATGCATTGATTGCCGCTGATGTGGTGTTGGTGGCGTCAGGTACTGCAACGTTGGAAACTGCTTTGTTGAAGCGGCCGATGGTTATCACCTACAAAGTGTCGTCATTGACTTACAAGTTGATGTGGAACCGTAAGTACCTGCCTTACATCGGCTTGCCGAACGTGCTGGCGGGTGATTTCATCGTGCCGGAAATTCTGCAGGATGATGCAACCCCCGCCAATCTGGCACAGGCATTATTGAACATGATCGATCACCAGCGAGTGACGGATCGATTACAGCAACGCTTTACTGACATTCACCTGCAATTGCGCCAAAACACCGCAGAACGGGCTGCGGAGGCGATTGCGCATTACCTGCCGCCTGCCGGCTAA
- the rnhB gene encoding ribonuclease HII, with translation MLICGVDEAGRGPLAGAVYAAAVVLGPDHGISGLADSKKLTEAKRDTLAVIIKAQAMAWAIAKAEVAEIDQLNILHATMLAMQRAVQALSLKLTPDEVQIDGNRVPKLALPARAIVKGDALVAEISAASILAKTARDAECLVLHQAYPEYGFDRHKGYPTQEHMTALQAHGASPVHRRSFAPVKAVLGQSQGSLF, from the coding sequence ATGTTGATTTGTGGTGTTGACGAAGCGGGACGTGGCCCCTTGGCTGGGGCTGTGTATGCGGCGGCTGTGGTCTTGGGGCCTGATCATGGCATTTCGGGCCTGGCAGACTCCAAGAAACTGACCGAAGCCAAGCGCGACACACTGGCCGTGATCATCAAAGCCCAAGCTATGGCTTGGGCCATCGCCAAAGCCGAGGTGGCTGAGATCGATCAGTTGAACATTCTGCATGCCACCATGCTAGCCATGCAGCGGGCAGTGCAGGCACTATCGCTGAAATTGACCCCGGATGAAGTGCAGATTGACGGCAATCGCGTACCTAAACTGGCACTGCCAGCACGAGCCATCGTCAAGGGGGATGCCTTGGTCGCAGAGATTTCAGCTGCTTCCATTCTGGCCAAGACCGCCCGGGATGCAGAGTGTCTGGTGTTGCATCAGGCGTATCCGGAATATGGATTTGACCGCCACAAAGGGTACCCGACCCAGGAGCACATGACAGCATTGCAGGCCCATGGGGCCAGCCCGGTACATCGGCGTAGCTTTGCGCCCGTCAAGGCGGTACTGGGGCAGTCTCAAGGTTCGCTGTTTTAA